The proteins below come from a single Crossiella sp. CA-258035 genomic window:
- a CDS encoding S1 family peptidase, whose product MSRRLSALLVAAFTTMALSAAVAPSSVGAPAEVDPGLFAALQRDLGLSADQARARLAVEDLARSVRKRVAASADGGSWLDPNGRLVAGVTSQARAEAVRAAGGIPKLVSRAEPALDAVKSTLDSAAAKAPGTVHGWYVDVASNSVVVRSRPEALAAARAFVLASGAQAGAVRFESSLEQARPLIDVVGGNAYNIGSGSRCSVGFSVTGGFVTAGHCGNTGAATSNPSGTFRGSSFPGNDYAWVQVAAGNTPVGAVNNYSGGRVAVAGSQDAPVGSTVCRSGSTTGWHCGAIQARNSSVTYPQGTVSGLIQTSVCAEPGDSGGSLLAGNQAQGVTSGGSGNCRSGGTTYFQPVNEILQTYGLTLLTDGGNPPPGGECGKGTYSGSLAANGSAYQPNNSYYQSTAAGTHTGCLSGPSGTDFDLYLQKWNGSAWADVAESAGPGNTEKVSYSGTAGYYRYRVHAYSGSGSYTLTTGAP is encoded by the coding sequence ATGAGCCGACGCCTATCCGCGTTGCTGGTCGCCGCGTTCACCACCATGGCGCTCTCCGCCGCGGTGGCCCCGTCCTCGGTCGGCGCGCCCGCCGAGGTCGACCCCGGCCTGTTCGCCGCCCTCCAGCGCGATCTCGGCCTCTCCGCCGACCAGGCCCGCGCCCGGCTCGCCGTGGAGGACCTGGCGCGCTCGGTGCGCAAGCGGGTGGCCGCCAGCGCCGACGGCGGCTCCTGGCTCGATCCGAACGGCCGCCTGGTCGCCGGGGTCACCAGCCAGGCCCGCGCCGAGGCGGTCCGCGCGGCCGGTGGCATCCCGAAGCTGGTCAGCCGCGCCGAACCCGCACTGGACGCGGTCAAGTCCACTTTGGACAGTGCGGCGGCGAAGGCCCCGGGCACGGTGCACGGCTGGTACGTGGACGTGGCCAGCAACAGCGTGGTGGTCCGGTCCCGGCCGGAGGCGCTGGCCGCGGCGCGGGCGTTCGTGCTGGCCAGCGGGGCGCAGGCGGGCGCGGTCCGGTTCGAGTCCAGCCTGGAGCAGGCCCGGCCGCTGATCGACGTGGTCGGCGGCAACGCCTACAACATCGGCTCCGGCTCGCGCTGCTCGGTCGGGTTCTCGGTCACCGGCGGGTTCGTCACCGCGGGGCACTGCGGCAACACCGGGGCCGCCACCAGCAACCCCAGCGGCACCTTCCGCGGCTCCAGCTTCCCCGGCAACGACTACGCCTGGGTGCAGGTGGCCGCGGGCAACACCCCGGTCGGCGCGGTGAACAACTACAGCGGCGGCCGGGTAGCGGTGGCCGGGTCCCAGGACGCGCCGGTCGGGTCCACGGTGTGCCGGTCCGGGTCGACCACCGGCTGGCACTGCGGCGCCATCCAGGCGCGCAACTCCTCGGTGACCTACCCGCAGGGCACGGTGTCCGGGCTGATCCAGACCAGCGTGTGCGCCGAACCCGGTGACTCCGGCGGTTCGCTGCTGGCCGGCAACCAGGCCCAGGGGGTGACCTCCGGCGGCTCCGGCAACTGCCGCTCGGGTGGCACCACCTACTTCCAGCCGGTCAACGAGATCCTGCAGACCTACGGACTGACCCTGCTCACCGATGGTGGCAACCCGCCGCCCGGCGGTGAGTGTGGCAAGGGCACGTACTCCGGTTCGCTGGCCGCCAACGGCAGCGCGTACCAGCCGAACAACAGCTACTACCAGTCCACCGCCGCGGGCACGCACACCGGCTGCCTGAGCGGTCCCTCCGGCACCGACTTCGACCTGTACCTGCAGAAGTGGAACGGCAGCGCCTGGGCGGACGTGGCCGAGTCGGCCGGCCCCGGCAACACCGAGAAGGTCAGCTACTCCGGCACCGCGGGCTACTACCGCTACCGGGTGCACGCCTACAGCGGCTCCGGCAGCTACACGCTGACCACCGGCGCCCCGTAG
- a CDS encoding LysR family transcriptional regulator produces MELELRHLRVICTVADTGSVTKAAAKLGLAQPALTAQLNRIERALGGALFERDRRGSRPTQLGELVLARARLLLPAVSELREEAARLANSAGDEGATHFRIGSANGPMLGGLMHHLGLDRPQARISPHTSYSSDELTELVAAGRLDFALIGACGEAAPPTAPGVQWRLLAVDPVFVLLPEDHPLADKDELELADLAEARWAATPGDGCFGDCFAAACARAGFAPRELYEADVVSCVDLVRSGDAVALCQPTFREWTGVVPVPIAGIPLRWRQFIGWHIDGQSSAAAERMAGHALAAYADVVSRSPRYTEWLAGHPGFGMR; encoded by the coding sequence ATGGAACTGGAGCTGCGGCATCTGCGGGTGATCTGCACCGTCGCGGACACCGGCAGCGTGACCAAGGCGGCCGCCAAACTCGGTCTGGCGCAACCGGCGCTCACCGCCCAGCTCAACCGGATCGAACGCGCGCTGGGCGGGGCCCTGTTCGAGCGGGACCGGCGCGGCTCCCGGCCCACCCAGCTGGGCGAGCTGGTGCTGGCCCGCGCCCGGCTGTTGCTGCCCGCGGTCAGCGAGCTGCGCGAGGAGGCCGCGCGGCTGGCCAACTCGGCAGGCGATGAGGGCGCCACCCACTTCCGGATCGGCTCGGCCAACGGGCCGATGCTGGGTGGGCTCATGCACCACCTGGGCCTGGACCGGCCGCAGGCGCGGATCTCCCCGCACACCTCCTACTCCAGCGACGAGCTGACCGAGCTGGTCGCCGCCGGACGCCTGGACTTCGCGCTGATCGGGGCGTGCGGGGAGGCCGCGCCGCCGACCGCGCCCGGTGTGCAGTGGCGGCTGCTCGCGGTGGACCCGGTGTTCGTGCTGCTGCCGGAGGACCACCCGCTGGCGGACAAGGACGAGCTGGAGCTGGCCGACCTGGCCGAGGCGCGCTGGGCGGCCACCCCGGGCGACGGCTGCTTCGGCGACTGCTTCGCCGCCGCCTGCGCCCGCGCCGGGTTCGCGCCCAGGGAGCTGTACGAGGCGGACGTGGTCAGCTGCGTCGACCTGGTCCGCTCCGGGGACGCGGTCGCGTTGTGCCAGCCGACCTTCCGCGAGTGGACCGGCGTGGTCCCGGTGCCGATCGCGGGCATCCCGTTGCGCTGGCGGCAGTTCATCGGCTGGCACATCGACGGCCAGAGCTCGGCGGCGGCGGAGCGGATGGCCGGGCACGCGCTGGCCGCCTACGCCGACGTGGTCAGCCGCAGCCCCCGCTACACCGAGTGGCTGGCGGGGCATCCCGGCTTCGGTATGAGGTAA
- a CDS encoding nucleotide pyrophosphohydrolase, which produces MRGFDELVPRLREFAAAREWEPFHTPRNLAMALSGEVGELVSELQWLGDKEIAEQLDGGALRERVADEVADVLLYLVRFADVCGLDLPAEAHAKIDRNEHRFPPLEANPSP; this is translated from the coding sequence ATGCGTGGATTTGACGAGCTGGTGCCCCGGTTGCGGGAGTTCGCGGCGGCGCGGGAGTGGGAGCCGTTCCATACCCCGCGCAACCTCGCCATGGCGCTCTCCGGCGAGGTCGGCGAACTGGTCTCCGAGCTGCAGTGGTTGGGCGACAAGGAGATCGCCGAGCAGCTCGACGGTGGCGCGCTGCGCGAGCGGGTTGCCGACGAGGTGGCCGACGTGCTGCTCTACCTGGTGCGTTTCGCCGATGTCTGTGGTCTGGACCTCCCGGCCGAGGCGCATGCCAAGATCGATCGCAACGAACACCGGTTTCCTCCGCTGGAGGCAAACCCTTCCCCCTGA
- a CDS encoding NAD(P)-binding domain-containing protein, with the protein MGHPPTGVPVVVDTDVVVIGAGQAGLSSSYFLRRAGIDHVLLDSAPHAGGAWQHYWPSLRYADVHGFHALQALPLIVPDPQRPAAEVLSAYFAEYEQRFDLPVIRPVRVRSVRHEGADFLVEAPEGCWRARGVINATGSWSHPLWPHYPGAREFLGRQLHTAHYRGPAGFAGQRVVVVGGGASALRFLDELSPIAETIWVTRREPEFSEGEFTAERGRAIIAKVEESVRAGKPPRSVVWNTGLALTPLIKDLRARGVLRRRPVFERITPDGVTWADGSHERADTIIWATGFRAALNHLAPLKLREPGGGIVMAGGHPAAEPRLHLVGYGPSASTIGANRAARTAVHELRRELFPAAVGV; encoded by the coding sequence ATGGGTCACCCGCCCACCGGCGTTCCGGTGGTCGTGGACACGGACGTGGTGGTGATCGGGGCGGGCCAGGCCGGCCTGTCCAGCTCGTACTTCCTGCGCCGCGCCGGGATCGACCACGTGCTGCTGGACTCGGCCCCGCACGCCGGTGGCGCCTGGCAGCACTACTGGCCCTCGCTGCGCTACGCCGACGTGCACGGCTTCCACGCCCTGCAGGCCCTGCCGCTGATCGTGCCCGACCCGCAGCGCCCGGCCGCCGAGGTGCTCTCCGCCTACTTCGCCGAGTACGAGCAGCGCTTCGACCTGCCGGTGATCCGGCCGGTGCGGGTCCGCTCGGTCCGGCACGAGGGCGCGGACTTCCTCGTCGAGGCCCCGGAAGGCTGCTGGCGGGCCCGCGGCGTGATCAACGCGACCGGCTCGTGGAGCCACCCGCTGTGGCCGCACTACCCCGGCGCGCGCGAGTTCCTCGGCCGCCAGCTGCACACCGCGCACTACCGCGGACCGGCCGGGTTCGCCGGGCAGCGGGTGGTGGTGGTCGGCGGCGGGGCCTCCGCGCTGCGCTTCCTGGACGAGCTGTCCCCGATCGCGGAGACGATCTGGGTGACCCGGCGGGAACCGGAGTTCAGCGAGGGCGAGTTCACCGCCGAGCGCGGCCGGGCGATCATCGCCAAGGTCGAGGAGTCGGTGCGGGCCGGCAAACCGCCGCGCAGCGTGGTCTGGAACACCGGCCTCGCCCTCACCCCGCTGATCAAGGACCTGCGGGCGCGCGGGGTGCTGCGCCGCCGCCCGGTGTTCGAGCGGATCACCCCGGACGGCGTCACCTGGGCCGACGGCTCGCACGAGCGGGCAGACACGATCATCTGGGCCACCGGCTTCCGGGCCGCGCTCAACCACCTGGCCCCGCTGAAGCTGCGCGAGCCCGGCGGCGGGATCGTGATGGCCGGTGGGCATCCCGCCGCCGAGCCCAGGCTGCACCTGGTCGGTTATGGCCCGTCAGCGAGCACCATCGGCGCCAACCGGGCCGCCCGCACCGCAGTGCACGAGCTCCGCCGGGAGCTGTTCCCCGCTGCCGTCGGTGTCTAG